AAGGATCTTGCCGGGGCGCTTGAGTCCTATCAGGCTTTTGTCGGGATTCACACATCAAGCTCGGAAGGGTTCTATAAGATGGGGGAGGTCTGTCAACGGCTGGACGATCGCGAGAAAGCAAAAGAATACTATTCAAAATCGATGAACGCCATGCGGGGTTCCCCGCCTCACAAGAAACGGATCGACCGTCCCTGGTTCTGGAAAGCAAGGATGAAGCTTATGCAGGGAATATGATTGATGGGAGATCGAACCCAAAACGCCCCTTCTCAATCAGCCCGAGCAAACGTCCCACCTTCAGAAAGTACTCAGGCGGCCATTCTTTCCAGTTTTCCCACGATGGTCTTGAGGGTTTCCTTCTTTCCCTTGAGGATGTCCCGGAAATCCTTCTGATCGGTGTCGGCGATCTCCATCCGAAGGTCAGCGATTTCCCGCCGCAGGAAATCTTGCAGGATCCTTCCCTCATCGGGAGTCAGTTCAAATCTCATTTCTTCACCTCCTTTCCATGATCTTCTTCTACTTGAATTCATAGCACTGAATCTCTTTTTTGTCCACGAGGGATCGAAAATAAAGACAAGATAAGGAGTCAAAATAACCGGATCCTATTCGACCGGATCGGAGATGAGCAGCAGGACTCCGGCATGGTTATGGAAGTTGTTGATTCCCTTGATGGGGGCGAATTCGCCATCGGAGGAGAATCCGATCAGGGGGATTTCGCCGAAATGTTTCCGGATGATTTCGATATCGATATTTTTTGAGGAGTAAAAACGGCCTCCCCGTTGGCGGCTGTTGATATAGAGTCCGAAACGGGGCGGGTTGGTCAGCAGCCGGTCTGCAAGAGAGGCCGCCATCTCCTCGAGGTCTTCCCGGGCCCTTTCCGGGTCCCCGGCAACGAAGGAGAGGGGGCGTCCTTCCATGATCTCTTCCGTGGTGATAATGGCGCCTTTTACGGGATCGGTATCGGTGATGGAGCGGACCGTATAGTTTCCCGCCGCAAGTTCCGTGTCGGCGGGATCGGCGGGGAGGCCGATCATGAACTCCTGCGGTCTCTTCCGCCCGGTCCGGGGGTGCTGAAGAATCTGGAAGAGATGTTCCAGGGCCGGACGGCCCCGGAGTTCCTCGATCCGGTTTCCTTCGGAGCGGGTGACGATGAGGGGTCCGCTCACGGGATGGCAGGCCTGCGTGATGCCGATCGTCGGCGTGAACTCACCGGTCAGGTAGATCCCCGCCAGGGTGTGTGTGGAAGCCTCTCCGTTATAAAATTGGAAGGACTCCCTCGATGGGGTGTCGGACGAGGGAGAACCGCCGATGATTGCCGCAGAAACAAGTTCCTCTTCAATGCATTGGATCAGGGCGGGGAGATGGTGAGATGCATGATCGGGGAAGAGGGCCAGCATTTCATCTCTTCGTTTGAATTCCCGGACAAGTTCTCCGATGGCGTGGCATGCCGTTGTCTCACCGATCGTCGATTCATGAAAAAGAAAGGGATAACCGAAGAGGGTGTCTGAATGGATGGCCATGACGGCAACCCCGGGACCGTTTTCGATCTCTCCTTCCCCGGTCAGGATTCCTGTTGCGCTGCAACCGCTGATATGTCCGGCGCCGGTGATCTCGGAGATCTTCTCCAGGATTTCGGGATAAGAGCCGGCATGGTGTGGAGTGACGAAAAGCAGTGCAAAATCGGCACGAATCATTCCGCTCTCGGTTATGGCCTTCCGTGCCGATTCCTGCGCCGCCTCAAGGGAATCCGCCTGAATGGAACTGCCCACACCGACTTCGATCATGGATTACCTTTCCTTTTGAATTTCGAAGATTACAACATGTTTTGGGGTGTCTGTCAAATTCGATTTATCGATTGGACACGACTGGGTGCCCCCCCTGCAAGTTGACTTTCGGCAGGCTTCCGTGGTTCAATGGCGTCCATGAAAAAAGAGATCATGATCGGAAAATTTCGGTGCTTTCTCTTAGATGGTGGTTCTCTCCGGGTGGATGGCGGGGCGATGTTCGGTGTGGTGCCCCGCATGCTCTGGGAAAAGAAGGTTGGAACAATCCGGGAAAACTGCGTCGAACTGCAGATGAATTCCCTCCTGGTCCTCGGACCGCAGCATCGTATCCTCATTGATCCGGGAATCGGATTGAGAGAAGCGAAACGGTTTGGCCGGGAATATCATGCCCGGTGCGGAGAGAACTTGACGGATCAGCTCCGGCGGCTTGGGGTAACGCCGGAAGAGATTGATATCGTCATCAACTCCCATTTGCACTGGGACCATTCGGGTGCGAATCTTGCCCTCACCCCTGATGGTTCAGTCGTTCCCGTTTTTCCCAGGGCCGTCCATTTTGTACAGCAGGGAGAATGGGAGGCGGCACTGCATCCGAATGAGTTGACGAAAGAAGGATACCTGTTGCAAAATGAGACGGCTCTGATTCGTACCGGGCAGTTGGAACTGCTTCATGGTGAAACGGAGATCGTTCCGGGAGTTTCCGTCATCATGACACCGGGTCACACTCTTTTTCATCAATCGGTTTCTATCCGGTCGGAGGGAGAGACGCTCTTCTATCCGGGGGACCTCATCCCCACTGTGGCCCATCTTCCCCGGACCTTTATCTCGGCATTCGATCTTGAACCGCTACGGACCTTTGAAACGAAGAAAATATTGCTGCAACAGGCCCGTCGGGAGGAATGGACCCTTGCCTTCTGCCACGGCACGGAGGAGGCTTCCTTCTACAGACCCCGTGCAGGAAAGCGTGCTTGATCGGCAAGTCTGTTTTTGGCGCTATTCCTGTTGTCAGCGGGTGGGATCTGTGTTAATTTTATGCGATGATTTCGAACGGAAGGAGGGGAGGATGATCCGCAGACCGGCCGTGGCGGGGACCTTTTATGATGCCGATCCCCGGCGTCTCGAATCGACGATCCGGGGTTTCCTCCAGCCCGGATCGTTCCGGAAAACAATCGGTGTGATCGCTCCTCATGCGGGCTATCTCTATTCCGGCGCGGTGGCGGGTGCCGTTTACTCCCGGGTGGAACCTCCTGATTCCTGTATCATCCTCAGCCCGAATCATACCGGCCTGGGGGCGGAGGCCGCCGTCATGAGGGAAGGGGAGTGGGAAACCCCTTTGGGGACGATGGCGATCGATGCCGAACGGGCCTCCTCCCTCCTTGAAAAGGGGCGGCCCTTTCAGGAAGACGATACCGCCCATCGCAATGAACATTCCATCGAGGTTCAACTCCCGTTTCTGCAGGTCCTGGGGGTGAAGCGTTTTGTCCCCATCACCTTGATGGGGGTCCCCTTTGATGCCTGCGAGGAGATGGGGAAGGGCCTGGCGGAGGTGGTGCGGGAAAGCGATCGGTCGGTGCTGCTGATCGCCAGTTCGGACATGACCCACTATGAGAGCCGGGTGGCGGCGGAGGTGAAGGACCGGACGGCCCTGGAGCGGATTGAGGCACTTGATCCGGCGGGGCTCTATGAAGTTGTCCTGCAAAAGAGGATCACCATGTGCGGTTTCATCCCGGTGACGATCATGCTGATCGCCGCCAAGGCGCTGGGAGCCAAGAAAGCTGAGACCGTACGGTATGCCACCTCCGGTGATGTCACCGGCGATTATGATCAGGTGGTGGGGTACGCGGGGGTGATTGTCTATTCGGGGGATGTCTGAACGGAATATAATCAAAAGCATTCACCGCAAAGACGCAAAGACGCGGAGGACGCGGAGAAGGGAAGAAGGTAAGAAAGGGCACAAAGGCACAGAGTAAAGGCAAAGTCAAAAGGAAAGGAGCAATGTGCGATTCTGCGTTCTAGCCAGCGGAAGTACAGGCAATGCCGTCTATTTTGAATCGGGAAAGACGAAACTTCTCGTCGACTGCGGTCTCAGCGGCAGGGAGGTGACAAAACGGATGACTTTGCGGGGGGTGGATCCCGCCCGGCTTGACGGAATCCTCGTCACCCATGAACATCACGATCATATCCACGGTGTGGGTGTTCTCTCCCGGAGATACGATCTGCCCGTCTATATCCATCCGAAGACCCTTGCCGCATCGAGGGGGCGGATGGGGTGGCTGCCCCATCCGATCTCTTTTGAAACGGGAAGTGCCTTCCGGACCGGTACATTTTCCGTGACGCCCTTCCCCATCCCGCATGACGCGGCGTGTCCCGTGGGATTTACCTTTTCCGCCCGGGGGAAGAAAGTAGGGTTGGCCACGGACATGGGGTTTGTTCCGGACCCGGTGGCCGCCCGGCTGAAAAACGTTCAGGCTCTGATCCTTGAATCGAACCACGATCTGAAGATGTTGCAGGAAGGTCCGTATGACCGGTCCCTGAAAGAGCGGGTCATGAGCCGTCTGGGACACCTGTCGAATGTTGAGGCCGGAGAACTTCTGGGGCAACTCCTTCACCGGGGCCTGGAAAATGTAATCCTGGCTCATATCAGCAAGGTCAACAACGATCCAAAACTCGCCTACCGGACGGCCGAAACAGTGATCCGGCAGTCCGGCGCGTCGACGATCCTGGGAGCCGTTCCCCAGGGTGAGGTGGGGGACTGGGTTGAAGTCCAACATGCCTTCCGCAAATAGAGGGAAATGCCCCTCCTTTTGATCAACGCAGCGGATGGACTTTCTGTGAAGACATCCGTCTCTTTTAGCTATGAAAAAAGAAGATGCACAAGGAAAGGCCGATCATCTCCGCCGGGAGATTGCCCGGCACGACCGCCTCTACTACATTGAAAACCGGCCCGAGATCTCCGATTCCGAATACGACCAGCTCCTGCAAGAGTTGATTGATCTTGAAAGGGCCTTCCCGGACCTCATTACATCCGATTCCCCCACACAGCGGGTCGGCGGGGCGCCTGTCGAAGGGTTCCAGACCGTTCGGCATACTCTGCCGATGATGAGCCTCGGGAATACCTATTCCCGTGAGGAGTTGCGGGAATTTGCGGAACGGACGAAACGCTTTCTGAAAGGCGTGCCCCCGGCCTTTGTGGCGGAACTCAAGATCGACGGTTTGGCAATTTCCCTCCGCTATGAAGGGGGGCGCTTCGTCCGGGGGGTGACCCGGGGCGACGGAACCCGGGGGGATGATGTGACGTCGAATCTCAAGACCCTCCGGAGTATTCCGCTTTCAATCGATCTGTCCGACCGGGCGATCGAGGTCCGGGGGGAGGTCTATATGACCCGATCCGGTTTTACGCGGCTGAATGAAGAGAGGGGCCGGAGGGGGGAGGAGCCCTTTGCCAATCCCCGGAACGCAGCGGCGGGATCGCTGAAACTTCTCGATCCGAAGATTACCGCAACCCGGCCGTTGGATATCTTTCTCTACGATCTTTTAGAGGAGAAATGCCCGGTCCGTTTTCACCATGAAAAACTGGTCCGTCTCCGGAAGTTGGGTTTTCGGGTCAATCCGGACTATCGGTGTTGTCCCGACCTTGAGGCCGTCAACCGCTTCTGCGATGAGTGGACGGAGAAACGGGAGGATCTCGATTTCGACATCGACGGTGTCGTCGTCAAGGTCGATTCCCTCGAACAGCAGCAGATCCTGGGAACTACGGCAAAGAGTCCCCGATGGGCCATTGCCTTCAAGTTTCCTGCAAGGCAGGCTACGACGGTGATCGAAAAGATCGATCTCCAGGTGGGGCGGACGGGGACGGTGACTCCTGTCGCCCGGCTGCGCCCCGTGAAACTGGCCGGCTCGACGATTCAGCGTGCGACCCTGCATAATGAAGATGAAATCCGGCGCAAGGATCTCCGCATCGGTGATACGGTCCTCATTGAGAAGGGGGGCGATATCATCCCCAAGATAGTGAAGGTGGTGGAGAGTCGTCGGACCGGCGGGGAGGTCCCCTTTACCATGCCCGGAGAATGCCCCGTCTGCGGGGAGAGGATTGAACGGCCGGACGCGGAAGTGGCCTGGCGATGTGTCAACCCCTTCTGCCCGGCCCAGTTGCAACGGACGGTGGAGCACTTTGTCGCCCGGGGTGCCATGGATATCGAGGGGCTGGGGACGGCATTAGTCGAGCAGTTGGTTGCCCGCAGGATGGTCCGGGATTATGCCGATCTCTATGCACTGGACCGGGAGGCATTGGCCGGTCTGGAGCGGATGGGAGAGAAGTCTGCAGAGAATATCCTCCGGGGAATTGTGGAGAGCAGAGGTCGTCCTCTCTCCCGTCTGATCTTTGCCCTGGGAATCCGTTATGTCGGGAGCAGGACGGCGGAGATCCTTGCGCACCGTTATTCCGATCTGGATCGGTTGGCGAAGGCGACGACCGAGGAGTTGGAGAGTATCGATGAGATCGGTCCCCGGATTGCCGAAAGTATCCATGCCTTCTTCCGGGCGGAACGGAACCTTAAAGTGATCGAGAAACTGAAAGAGGCCGGCGTCCAAACCCGGGAGGAGAGGATCGAAGAGAAGGGGGAGCGTCCCCTGGAAGGCAAACGTTTTGTTTTTACAGGCGCTCTTTCGTTCCCGCGCCGTGAAGCGGAAGATCGGGTCAAAAAATTAGGAGCAAAGTCCTCCTCTTCCGTCAGCGCCGGGACCGACTATGTGGTCTACGGCGGGGCGCCGGGATCGAAGTATCGAAAGGCGCAGGAGCTGGGGGTGACGTGCCTGACGGAAGAGGCGTTCCTGGAACTCCTCAAGGAGAAAGGGGGATGAACCGCAAACGATGTTGATGCTTCTTTTTT
This sequence is a window from Deltaproteobacteria bacterium. Protein-coding genes within it:
- a CDS encoding MBL fold metallo-hydrolase — encoded protein: MIGKFRCFLLDGGSLRVDGGAMFGVVPRMLWEKKVGTIRENCVELQMNSLLVLGPQHRILIDPGIGLREAKRFGREYHARCGENLTDQLRRLGVTPEEIDIVINSHLHWDHSGANLALTPDGSVVPVFPRAVHFVQQGEWEAALHPNELTKEGYLLQNETALIRTGQLELLHGETEIVPGVSVIMTPGHTLFHQSVSIRSEGETLFYPGDLIPTVAHLPRTFISAFDLEPLRTFETKKILLQQARREEWTLAFCHGTEEASFYRPRAGKRA
- the amrB gene encoding AmmeMemoRadiSam system protein B produces the protein MIRRPAVAGTFYDADPRRLESTIRGFLQPGSFRKTIGVIAPHAGYLYSGAVAGAVYSRVEPPDSCIILSPNHTGLGAEAAVMREGEWETPLGTMAIDAERASSLLEKGRPFQEDDTAHRNEHSIEVQLPFLQVLGVKRFVPITLMGVPFDACEEMGKGLAEVVRESDRSVLLIASSDMTHYESRVAAEVKDRTALERIEALDPAGLYEVVLQKRITMCGFIPVTIMLIAAKALGAKKAETVRYATSGDVTGDYDQVVGYAGVIVYSGDV
- a CDS encoding MBL fold metallo-hydrolase, which produces MRFCVLASGSTGNAVYFESGKTKLLVDCGLSGREVTKRMTLRGVDPARLDGILVTHEHHDHIHGVGVLSRRYDLPVYIHPKTLAASRGRMGWLPHPISFETGSAFRTGTFSVTPFPIPHDAACPVGFTFSARGKKVGLATDMGFVPDPVAARLKNVQALILESNHDLKMLQEGPYDRSLKERVMSRLGHLSNVEAGELLGQLLHRGLENVILAHISKVNNDPKLAYRTAETVIRQSGASTILGAVPQGEVGDWVEVQHAFRK
- the ligA gene encoding NAD-dependent DNA ligase LigA, with the translated sequence MKKEDAQGKADHLRREIARHDRLYYIENRPEISDSEYDQLLQELIDLERAFPDLITSDSPTQRVGGAPVEGFQTVRHTLPMMSLGNTYSREELREFAERTKRFLKGVPPAFVAELKIDGLAISLRYEGGRFVRGVTRGDGTRGDDVTSNLKTLRSIPLSIDLSDRAIEVRGEVYMTRSGFTRLNEERGRRGEEPFANPRNAAAGSLKLLDPKITATRPLDIFLYDLLEEKCPVRFHHEKLVRLRKLGFRVNPDYRCCPDLEAVNRFCDEWTEKREDLDFDIDGVVVKVDSLEQQQILGTTAKSPRWAIAFKFPARQATTVIEKIDLQVGRTGTVTPVARLRPVKLAGSTIQRATLHNEDEIRRKDLRIGDTVLIEKGGDIIPKIVKVVESRRTGGEVPFTMPGECPVCGERIERPDAEVAWRCVNPFCPAQLQRTVEHFVARGAMDIEGLGTALVEQLVARRMVRDYADLYALDREALAGLERMGEKSAENILRGIVESRGRPLSRLIFALGIRYVGSRTAEILAHRYSDLDRLAKATTEELESIDEIGPRIAESIHAFFRAERNLKVIEKLKEAGVQTREERIEEKGERPLEGKRFVFTGALSFPRREAEDRVKKLGAKSSSSVSAGTDYVVYGGAPGSKYRKAQELGVTCLTEEAFLELLKEKGG